The following coding sequences lie in one Methanohalophilus levihalophilus genomic window:
- a CDS encoding nucleotidyltransferase family protein yields MKACIMCGGEGTRLRPLTFDRPKPNIPITNKPSLVHLIEHLSKEGFNDIVITVGYMAEKIEEQLGDGSMFGVHIDYVYEDEKLGTAGGVKNAEKYLKGEPFIVVGGDHVMDLELRNMFRFHESNNAMITIGLLSIDDPREFGIADMDVCNRISRFLEKPGPGEIFSNLASTGIYMCQPEIFDWIPEGKQFDFAKDLFPKFLEENIRINGLLVRGHWTDVGNPQAYRQAQRWMLETMPGTSIEGHFNAKNARIVGPLKISNNVVIGSNSAVVGPVVLGENTTIGDNVLIGPYTTIAANCVIKDGCRILSSYIYSDVTIGKNCNVSGSVIDSNTVVGQNCSLENGTVIGPRVNIGNDVTVHSDVKIWPEVAIKSGAKVQETLFNPDYK; encoded by the coding sequence ATGAAAGCCTGTATAATGTGCGGCGGGGAGGGGACACGTCTCAGGCCCTTAACTTTTGACAGACCAAAACCAAATATTCCTATTACCAACAAACCTTCACTTGTTCACCTTATAGAACACCTATCAAAAGAAGGTTTTAACGATATCGTAATCACTGTGGGATATATGGCCGAGAAAATTGAGGAGCAACTCGGCGACGGCAGTATGTTCGGGGTACACATAGACTACGTTTACGAAGACGAGAAACTTGGTACTGCAGGCGGTGTGAAAAACGCCGAAAAATACCTGAAAGGTGAACCGTTCATAGTTGTCGGCGGGGATCACGTAATGGATCTGGAACTCCGGAACATGTTTCGCTTCCACGAGAGCAATAATGCAATGATAACCATAGGATTACTCTCCATTGACGATCCAAGGGAATTTGGTATCGCTGACATGGATGTTTGTAACCGAATCAGTCGATTTCTTGAAAAACCCGGGCCTGGTGAGATATTCAGCAACCTCGCCAGTACTGGTATCTATATGTGCCAGCCTGAAATTTTTGACTGGATTCCTGAAGGAAAACAGTTTGACTTTGCAAAGGACCTGTTCCCGAAATTCCTTGAGGAAAATATCCGGATTAACGGGCTTCTGGTGAGAGGCCACTGGACCGATGTGGGCAACCCACAGGCTTACCGGCAGGCCCAGCGCTGGATGCTTGAAACCATGCCCGGAACTTCAATTGAAGGACATTTCAATGCCAAGAATGCACGTATTGTCGGCCCTCTTAAGATTAGCAATAATGTGGTGATTGGTTCCAACAGTGCGGTTGTGGGCCCTGTAGTTCTCGGGGAAAACACTACCATAGGAGACAATGTACTCATAGGCCCATACACCACAATCGCTGCCAACTGTGTAATAAAAGACGGATGCAGGATATTATCCTCGTACATTTACAGTGATGTTACCATCGGTAAGAACTGTAATGTTTCAGGATCGGTAATTGACAGCAATACTGTTGTCGGCCAGAATTGCAGCCTGGAAAACGGGACTGTAATCGGACCCCGTGTGAACATCGGAAATGATGTTACGGTCCATTCAGACGTGAAGATCTGGCCTGAAGTTGCGATTAAAAGTGGAGCCAAGGTGCAGGAAACACTTTTTAACCCTGACTACAAGTGA
- a CDS encoding DUF1641 domain-containing protein gives MTVESEITNAGISASDVESVVDVVRTMRIMQDYLNDETIHGVAGIMNPMLKLVNSIASTDLVDVLERGLQDPDLDRALISPPRVGLYGLIKEMGDEDLQKGIGIALELLKALGRASEEVGK, from the coding sequence ATGACAGTTGAAAGTGAAATAACAAATGCTGGAATATCTGCTTCAGATGTTGAATCTGTGGTTGATGTTGTCAGAACTATGCGCATAATGCAGGACTACCTCAACGATGAAACAATCCACGGCGTTGCAGGAATAATGAACCCAATGCTGAAACTGGTGAATAGTATTGCAAGCACGGATCTTGTTGATGTGCTGGAAAGAGGCTTGCAAGATCCTGATCTTGATCGTGCTCTTATCTCACCTCCAAGGGTTGGCCTGTACGGATTGATTAAGGAGATGGGTGATGAAGATCTCCAGAAGGGGATCGGTATAGCTCTTGAACTCCTGAAAGCTCTCGGACGAGCTTCCGAAGAAGTTGGAAAGTAA
- a CDS encoding OB-fold nucleic acid binding domain-containing protein, with translation MEKEEKIVVILLLMAVLSLMTAYLTIYPNSINGKTGQLLSEETEIGTVVTIEGVVYEKALTRTGEHLILTVDYDSWLIKVFVPENAGAGEIDNIINEGDVLQITGKLDEYKGEKEIILENKNDIILLQNT, from the coding sequence TTGGAAAAAGAAGAAAAGATCGTAGTGATTCTCCTCCTCATGGCAGTGCTTTCCCTGATGACTGCTTATCTCACAATTTATCCCAATTCAATCAATGGAAAAACAGGGCAATTACTTTCTGAAGAAACCGAAATTGGAACTGTCGTAACCATCGAAGGTGTTGTTTACGAAAAAGCACTTACAAGAACAGGAGAACACCTTATCCTGACAGTTGATTACGATTCGTGGTTAATCAAAGTATTTGTTCCAGAAAACGCCGGTGCCGGGGAAATTGATAATATTATAAATGAGGGAGATGTGCTGCAAATTACCGGGAAACTGGATGAATACAAGGGAGAAAAAGAAATTATACTCGAAAATAAAAACGATATTATTCTCCTTCAAAACACTTGA
- a CDS encoding type II toxin-antitoxin system HicB family antitoxin: protein MKGGYSAHCLELPAAISEGDTREEALENIKEAIELVLEVTKEQAQVLGEIEKVDVASA, encoded by the coding sequence ATGAAGGGGGGGTACTCGGCTCATTGTCTTGAACTTCCAGCTGCAATTAGTGAAGGGGATACCAGGGAAGAGGCGCTTGAGAATATCAAGGAAGCCATTGAGCTTGTACTTGAGGTGACAAAGGAGCAGGCGCAGGTATTAGGCGAAATTGAAAAGGTGGATGTAGCAAGTGCCTAA
- a CDS encoding radical SAM protein — MRTVIVDGYVDEPACFGVPPYISPYIRYIAGALVESGQKTDDIFYFTIDQLRLPGSSDFSVIREADLVIILAGMTVPGKYLRSTPITPSEIDYLCKNSKGIKILGGPVRLGYSKEGGQKATGLTLQDNTYLASGDIEAFVSDLFDESGKLVSPDSIDSRFRTTDEIAKWSQKGAFIIEQHPDFPNVMCEMETYRGCGRDVHCTFCTESSYGSSDYRNVRDVISEVEQLYSFGARFFRIGRQPDLFSYQSMDIGDSVRKPDVEALKLLYSGIRSVAPDLKVLHMDNANPLTIATYPDECREIMKTIVKYHTSGDIAAMGMESADPAVIKANNLKAYPDQVFEAIKIMNEIGAKRGSSGLPELLPGLNFVHGLPGESKNTFKLNYDFLKNVLYSDLLLRRINIRQVMAFPSTPLENMELPSYPKQFSKYREKVRKEIDLPMLRKVVPKGTVLKDILCEVVNEGKGSFWTSGRQMGTYPLLIQIPEKLPLWQFLDVMVTGHGFRSIAGVPYPLDINTASGRLMKEAGILPSEIAAILRLRPFKNKVDAMEKVPGISGKKSFVTVL; from the coding sequence ATGAGAACTGTGATCGTAGACGGCTATGTTGACGAGCCGGCCTGTTTCGGTGTACCCCCCTACATTTCACCATACATTCGCTATATCGCTGGGGCACTGGTGGAATCCGGGCAAAAGACTGACGACATATTCTACTTCACAATCGACCAGCTACGTCTTCCCGGTTCATCGGATTTCTCAGTCATCAGGGAAGCCGATCTTGTAATCATACTGGCCGGTATGACGGTTCCCGGCAAGTATCTCCGGTCAACGCCAATAACTCCTTCTGAAATTGATTATCTTTGCAAGAACTCAAAGGGAATCAAAATTCTGGGAGGACCTGTCCGGCTTGGCTACAGCAAGGAAGGCGGCCAGAAAGCTACAGGTCTCACCCTTCAGGACAACACATACCTTGCTTCCGGGGACATTGAAGCCTTTGTCAGCGATCTGTTTGATGAATCCGGAAAACTTGTCTCTCCCGATTCAATTGACTCAAGATTCAGGACAACCGACGAAATTGCAAAATGGTCTCAAAAAGGGGCATTCATAATTGAGCAACATCCTGATTTTCCCAATGTCATGTGTGAAATGGAAACTTACAGGGGTTGTGGCAGGGATGTCCACTGCACTTTCTGCACCGAAAGCTCCTACGGAAGTTCGGATTACAGGAACGTCAGGGATGTAATCTCAGAAGTCGAACAACTTTATTCCTTCGGTGCAAGATTCTTCAGAATCGGCAGGCAACCTGACCTCTTTTCCTACCAGTCAATGGACATTGGCGATTCAGTCAGGAAACCGGATGTTGAAGCACTGAAATTGCTTTACAGTGGCATCAGGTCAGTTGCACCTGATCTTAAAGTATTGCACATGGACAATGCCAACCCTCTCACAATTGCAACCTATCCGGACGAATGTCGGGAAATCATGAAAACCATCGTGAAATATCACACCAGTGGTGACATTGCGGCAATGGGTATGGAAAGTGCTGACCCTGCGGTAATCAAGGCTAACAATCTGAAAGCATATCCGGATCAGGTTTTCGAAGCCATCAAAATTATGAATGAAATCGGGGCAAAGCGAGGTTCTTCCGGTTTACCCGAACTGCTTCCCGGCCTTAATTTCGTCCACGGGCTTCCCGGCGAAAGTAAGAATACCTTCAAGCTGAACTACGATTTCCTGAAAAACGTGTTGTACAGCGACCTGCTGCTGCGCAGGATAAACATCAGGCAGGTGATGGCATTCCCTTCAACCCCTCTGGAAAATATGGAGCTTCCCTCATATCCGAAACAGTTTTCAAAATACAGGGAAAAAGTCCGTAAGGAAATTGATCTGCCGATGCTCAGGAAAGTCGTACCAAAAGGAACAGTTCTGAAAGATATCCTGTGCGAAGTTGTGAATGAAGGAAAGGGAAGTTTCTGGACTTCAGGAAGGCAGATGGGGACTTATCCCCTCCTGATACAGATTCCCGAAAAACTACCTCTCTGGCAGTTTCTCGATGTGATGGTTACAGGCCATGGTTTCCGTTCAATTGCCGGGGTTCCGTATCCCCTTGACATCAATACTGCATCCGGCAGACTGATGAAAGAAGCCGGGATTCTGCCCTCTGAAATAGCTGCAATCCTGAGGCTCCGACCTTTCAAAAACAAGGTCGATGCAATGGAAAAAGTTCCCGGAATCTCCGGGAAGAAATCATTTGTTACGGTTTTGTAA
- a CDS encoding Fic family protein: protein MYIEKRKQKDNTKFYLTHSYKVRGKTRKIRRYLGLNLSDTEIKARREKAEESILEELDSRKDLLKFSLTKKEILKLNEYDSDIHIEHLDPLQWKAFTETFVYNTNAIEGSTVSFSEVHDILEDNSRARTGDELESIGVAEAVDYIRQTDEELSLSLILKLHEMCFKGSKDFAGKLRDVEVIIRDGRGNIVHQGIPSGEIERELNELTSWYRENREEMKPLLLAALLHNQFEYIHPFEDGNGRVGRLLLNYALLQRGYPPINILLEDRGEYYECLRLYSQEDNLENTLEFLVNQYSKGLDR, encoded by the coding sequence GTGTACATAGAGAAGCGAAAACAGAAAGATAATACCAAGTTCTATCTTACCCACTCCTACAAAGTCAGGGGGAAAACCAGGAAGATTCGCCGCTATCTCGGCCTGAATCTTAGTGACACTGAAATCAAGGCACGCAGAGAGAAGGCGGAAGAATCCATTCTTGAGGAACTGGATAGCCGGAAAGACCTGCTTAAGTTCTCCCTTACGAAAAAAGAAATTCTCAAACTCAATGAATACGACAGTGACATCCACATAGAACATCTCGACCCCCTGCAATGGAAAGCGTTCACTGAAACCTTTGTTTACAATACAAATGCAATTGAAGGCTCAACTGTCTCCTTCAGCGAAGTTCATGACATCCTTGAAGACAACTCCCGAGCCCGCACAGGGGATGAGCTGGAGTCTATAGGTGTTGCTGAAGCCGTAGACTACATCAGGCAGACGGATGAGGAATTGTCACTTTCACTCATACTCAAACTCCATGAAATGTGTTTTAAGGGGAGCAAGGATTTTGCAGGCAAGCTGCGGGATGTGGAAGTTATCATCCGGGATGGCCGGGGAAACATTGTGCATCAGGGAATCCCAAGCGGTGAAATTGAAAGAGAGCTCAATGAGCTAACCTCCTGGTATCGGGAAAACAGGGAGGAAATGAAACCGTTGCTGCTTGCAGCACTCCTGCATAACCAGTTTGAATATATCCACCCATTTGAAGACGGTAACGGCAGGGTTGGAAGGCTGCTTTTAAACTACGCCCTGCTGCAAAGGGGATATCCGCCCATAAACATACTCCTCGAAGACAGAGGCGAGTATTACGAGTGCCTTCGCCTATACTCACAGGAAGACAATCTGGAAAACACCCTCGAGTTTTTAGTCAATCAATATTCTAAAGGGCTGGACAGGTGA
- a CDS encoding GbsR/MarR family transcriptional regulator: protein MSEKNDKVAHIIPSRIGGEGAGKGSLLGYPTPEKLSKKLSRTKTTPRDEFLNLIMQNMLTRGFDSISSKIVAVLFIEPREISLEELSQKTGYSLSAVSTAMKGLDGLHVVKRIKKPGSRKVFFYLDKNIISAGIQILKTKYEKVIAPSKRVLPEIIEKYKFEDSENSREELEIIQMYYLQLQKYEKLIKDFLDAMEEVEGELNLGE, encoded by the coding sequence ATGAGCGAAAAAAATGACAAAGTCGCACATATAATTCCTTCCCGAATCGGCGGGGAGGGGGCGGGCAAAGGAAGCCTTCTGGGTTATCCGACACCGGAGAAACTGAGCAAAAAACTCTCTCGCACTAAAACAACCCCTCGGGATGAGTTCCTAAATCTCATTATGCAAAACATGCTGACTCGGGGTTTTGATTCGATATCATCAAAAATTGTGGCCGTCCTTTTCATTGAACCTCGGGAAATATCCCTTGAAGAACTTTCCCAAAAGACGGGTTATAGTCTGTCCGCAGTAAGTACGGCAATGAAAGGGCTGGATGGGTTGCATGTGGTCAAACGAATAAAGAAACCCGGCTCAAGGAAGGTCTTTTTTTATCTTGATAAGAACATCATTTCTGCAGGCATCCAGATCCTGAAAACAAAGTATGAAAAGGTAATTGCCCCTTCAAAAAGGGTCTTGCCTGAAATTATTGAAAAATATAAGTTTGAAGATTCGGAAAATTCCAGAGAGGAACTGGAAATAATCCAGATGTATTATCTCCAACTCCAGAAATACGAAAAGCTCATAAAGGATTTTCTTGATGCCATGGAAGAAGTGGAAGGGGAGTTAAATCTAGGCGAATGA
- a CDS encoding winged helix-turn-helix domain-containing protein encodes MMAENGSSENKEEWIKRIEAEGRAKSNPTEDHDVGLKTLQNPIRRNLARLLSTGPLSLDFIQNELDLSKSEAKFHIDMLENALYVDKVAIDGQTIYQLSPRGAGFLKNVRVGGKNE; translated from the coding sequence ATGATGGCTGAAAATGGTTCTTCAGAGAACAAAGAAGAGTGGATCAAAAGAATAGAAGCAGAAGGGCGGGCAAAGAGTAATCCGACTGAGGATCATGATGTTGGACTCAAAACACTTCAAAATCCAATCCGAAGGAATCTTGCAAGATTGCTGAGTACTGGGCCTCTAAGTCTGGATTTTATCCAGAATGAGTTGGATCTAAGTAAATCGGAAGCTAAATTCCATATAGATATGCTTGAGAATGCACTCTATGTCGATAAAGTAGCAATTGATGGGCAGACAATCTATCAATTATCGCCTCGAGGGGCTGGTTTTCTTAAAAATGTTAGGGTAGGTGGAAAAAATGAATGA
- a CDS encoding GyrI-like domain-containing protein produces MDTRIETLPERKFIGKRLTMSFSENRTYELWTNFMPRRKEILNTIGKNIYSIEVYPKSFFSNFSPDATFEKWAAIEVTDFDHIPNGMENIVSKKGLYAVFLHKGPASSVPKTYQYILEEWLPNSEFLLDEKPYFAIMGEKYKNEEPESEEELCIPIKSK; encoded by the coding sequence ATGGATACCAGAATCGAAACGTTGCCTGAAAGGAAATTCATTGGAAAAAGGTTAACAATGTCATTTTCTGAAAACAGGACGTACGAGCTCTGGACAAATTTTATGCCAAGACGGAAGGAAATTCTAAACACAATTGGAAAGAATATCTACTCAATTGAGGTTTATCCCAAATCATTTTTTAGCAATTTTAGTCCTGATGCAACTTTCGAAAAATGGGCGGCTATCGAAGTGACAGACTTTGATCATATTCCAAATGGAATGGAAAACATTGTATCCAAAAAAGGACTTTATGCAGTTTTCCTGCACAAAGGACCAGCAAGTTCTGTCCCAAAAACCTATCAATATATTCTCGAAGAATGGTTGCCAAACTCTGAGTTCCTGCTAGATGAAAAACCCTATTTTGCAATAATGGGGGAGAAGTACAAAAATGAAGAACCAGAATCTGAAGAAGAGTTATGCATACCAATAAAGAGTAAGTAA
- a CDS encoding carboxymuconolactone decarboxylase family protein gives MNDSESIAEQIGFVDLKKNIMADGAIDRRTKKLLAVASAVAVGCDNCFEAQKEFAKNIGITDEEIQEAIQVGALIRFGSGFKYMRTFD, from the coding sequence ATGAATGATTCTGAATCCATTGCTGAACAAATTGGTTTTGTTGACCTCAAAAAGAACATAATGGCAGATGGAGCAATAGATCGGAGGACAAAGAAACTTCTTGCTGTAGCAAGTGCTGTTGCAGTGGGTTGTGACAACTGCTTCGAGGCCCAAAAAGAGTTTGCCAAAAATATAGGAATTACTGATGAGGAAATTCAGGAGGCCATACAGGTAGGTGCACTGATTAGATTTGGTTCAGGGTTTAAGTACATGCGGACCTTTGACTAA
- a CDS encoding flavodoxin domain-containing protein encodes MPKLAVVYLSTQGSTKMMAEAIAEGARERHVEVSVDNFFEWDPEEAASADGIAVGSSTFNYTMHPPIAKFIDKMIDAGVEGKVGAAFGSYGWSGEAPVHIAKKLREAGMDVIDPVLRIQYIPNEKDLLECNRLGKDLAEKLKKK; translated from the coding sequence ATGCCAAAACTCGCAGTAGTATACCTGAGTACTCAGGGAAGCACCAAAATGATGGCTGAAGCAATCGCGGAAGGTGCAAGGGAAAGACATGTTGAAGTGAGTGTTGATAATTTCTTTGAGTGGGATCCTGAAGAGGCTGCGTCTGCAGATGGGATTGCCGTCGGTTCTTCCACTTTTAACTATACAATGCATCCTCCTATTGCGAAGTTTATCGATAAGATGATAGATGCCGGTGTGGAAGGAAAGGTGGGTGCAGCATTCGGTTCTTATGGCTGGAGCGGCGAAGCGCCGGTTCATATTGCAAAGAAACTCCGTGAAGCCGGTATGGATGTTATTGATCCGGTTCTGAGAATCCAGTATATTCCGAATGAAAAAGATCTTCTGGAATGCAACAGACTTGGCAAGGATCTGGCTGAAAAGCTGAAAAAGAAGTGA
- a CDS encoding 3-isopropylmalate dehydratase large subunit, with protein MSTISEKIFSRASGRDAKANDFVMADIDYAMAHDGTSILAVRAFRQMEVDKVWNPDRIVIPFDHLAPANSDTTAALQKDIRGWIHEQGIRNFYDIGNGICHQVLPEHGFAMPGKLIVGADSHSCTYGAFGAFGTGVGATDMAEIFASGRLWFKVPESIKVTANSKLGKHVYAKDLTLKIIGTVGAPGATYKAVEFYGSAIEDLSMSGRMTLSNMAIEMGAKAGIVPPDKTTFDYLEGRAVEDFEPVYSDEDTEYFAEYEIDASALEPQIAKPHEVDNVCGVSEVVGTKVDQVFIGTCTNGRLEDLEAAANVLKGEQVAVRTIIIPASKTIMQEAVENGTIATLLEAGATFATPGCGPCLGGHMGVIAEGEVCISTANRNFRGRMGVGGYIYLASPATAAASAITGEISDPREL; from the coding sequence TTGAGTACCATCAGTGAGAAGATATTCAGCAGGGCATCGGGAAGGGACGCAAAAGCCAATGATTTTGTTATGGCTGATATCGATTACGCAATGGCCCATGACGGGACAAGCATACTTGCAGTAAGGGCTTTCAGACAGATGGAAGTGGACAAAGTCTGGAATCCTGACAGGATTGTAATTCCCTTTGACCACCTTGCGCCTGCAAACAGTGATACAACTGCTGCTCTACAGAAAGATATCCGGGGTTGGATACATGAGCAGGGTATCAGAAATTTCTACGACATAGGCAATGGTATCTGCCATCAGGTTTTGCCGGAGCATGGTTTTGCAATGCCCGGGAAGCTGATTGTTGGGGCTGATTCACATTCATGTACCTATGGTGCTTTCGGTGCTTTCGGGACCGGTGTGGGGGCCACCGATATGGCTGAGATTTTCGCTTCAGGCAGGCTCTGGTTCAAAGTTCCTGAATCAATAAAAGTGACTGCTAATAGCAAGCTTGGAAAGCATGTCTATGCAAAAGATCTGACTCTCAAAATTATAGGTACGGTGGGCGCACCGGGTGCTACTTACAAGGCAGTGGAGTTCTATGGAAGCGCAATTGAAGATCTTTCAATGTCCGGACGCATGACCCTTTCAAATATGGCCATTGAAATGGGCGCTAAGGCCGGCATTGTTCCGCCGGATAAAACTACTTTTGATTACCTTGAAGGAAGGGCTGTGGAAGATTTCGAGCCGGTTTATTCGGATGAAGATACAGAATATTTCGCAGAGTATGAGATTGATGCCTCCGCTCTTGAACCGCAGATTGCAAAACCGCATGAGGTTGACAATGTTTGTGGTGTTTCCGAAGTTGTGGGTACAAAGGTGGATCAGGTGTTTATCGGAACCTGTACCAACGGCAGGCTTGAGGATCTTGAGGCAGCAGCAAATGTCCTGAAGGGTGAACAGGTGGCTGTCAGGACAATCATCATCCCGGCTTCAAAGACAATCATGCAGGAAGCCGTGGAGAACGGCACAATTGCGACTCTTCTGGAAGCGGGTGCTACATTTGCGACACCAGGTTGCGGTCCGTGCCTGGGTGGTCATATGGGTGTCATTGCTGAAGGTGAAGTTTGCATTTCTACTGCAAACAGGAACTTCCGCGGCAGGATGGGCGTGGGAGGTTACATTTACCTTGCTTCTCCTGCAACTGCAGCGGCATCCGCAATTACAGGTGAGATAAGCGATCCTCGTGAATTGTAA
- a CDS encoding GNAT family N-acetyltransferase, whose translation MVNSGMTLSEKMARCKEAIEAAREICVHPSLLQYLNDCRFALASKRFSGGSSVAYAYEAEDAVYILLIFSRIKHRGDGSRLIKCIIEYAREMGYDKIYVTTSP comes from the coding sequence ATGGTTAATTCTGGCATGACTCTCAGTGAAAAAATGGCCAGATGTAAGGAAGCGATTGAGGCTGCAAGAGAAATATGTGTGCATCCGTCATTGTTGCAGTATCTCAATGACTGCAGGTTTGCGCTGGCTTCAAAGCGTTTTTCAGGTGGGTCTTCAGTAGCATATGCCTATGAAGCAGAAGATGCTGTGTACATCCTGCTGATTTTCAGCCGTATCAAGCACAGGGGTGACGGGAGCAGGCTCATCAAGTGTATTATCGAATATGCAAGAGAAATGGGTTATGATAAAATCTACGTAACAACTTCTCCGTAG
- a CDS encoding transcriptional regulator — protein MNEAAVPGMSEREMEIANLLRRLNLSKPIARTLACLSCDDEITSRDIEMKSRLRQPEVSIAMNYLRKKRGWILCEEVKKNEGKGRPVKLYRLALPLGDIVDTLEREIVEENEMLMENIVRLKSYS, from the coding sequence ATGAATGAAGCAGCTGTTCCCGGTATGAGTGAAAGAGAGATGGAGATCGCCAATCTTCTCAGGAGATTAAACTTATCGAAACCTATTGCAAGAACTCTTGCATGCCTTTCATGTGATGATGAAATCACTTCAAGGGATATTGAAATGAAATCCAGGCTAAGGCAACCTGAGGTTAGTATTGCAATGAACTACTTGCGTAAGAAACGTGGGTGGATACTCTGTGAAGAGGTTAAGAAAAACGAGGGTAAAGGCCGCCCGGTTAAACTTTACCGCCTTGCGCTTCCTCTTGGAGACATTGTAGATACCCTTGAGCGTGAAATAGTTGAAGAGAACGAGATGCTTATGGAAAACATCGTTCGTCTTAAATCATATTCCTGA
- a CDS encoding NAD(P)/FAD-dependent oxidoreductase: MTDKILILGAGYAGAVVANKLAREFRRSIAKGDVEITVLDKSEMAVNQGGFTFLPFSLYTPEDLIRSKRELLSPRVNLKLGSEGEVTSIDLDKQQVEVKGGSTYNYDYLVIALGARADVNGVEGLTDDLNTFYTSVEDSLKLGEKIRNFDGNRIVVSVSRMPIPCPGAPVKFSFLLDSYFKNVLKRDDVTISLFWPMEPIGPPEFNKMVTGKFEEKGIEVFRNFKLGKVDASNKVIESTEGEKEKYDLLVTVPPHKVQQVILDSGLSDESGWIPFDKSTLQYRGSAGNHDNVYVLGDTGPMDVLKTGIGAHYQAMVVAHNLANDINGNGIKVSYNGETGCPIITDMAAPSKDGKAYIATWSYNLPPDEFDTTKLGWYMYRMYYYIHWDASIKAIL; this comes from the coding sequence ATGACGGATAAAATCTTGATTCTGGGTGCCGGCTATGCCGGTGCGGTAGTTGCAAATAAGTTAGCACGCGAGTTCAGGCGCAGTATAGCAAAAGGAGATGTTGAGATTACAGTACTTGACAAGAGTGAAATGGCTGTAAACCAGGGCGGATTTACGTTCCTTCCATTTAGCTTATACACTCCTGAAGATCTAATCAGATCCAAGCGGGAACTACTGAGTCCGCGGGTCAATCTCAAATTGGGTTCAGAAGGCGAGGTTACTTCTATTGATCTGGATAAACAACAGGTAGAAGTTAAAGGCGGAAGTACTTATAACTATGATTATCTCGTGATTGCTCTTGGTGCAAGGGCTGATGTCAACGGGGTTGAAGGCCTTACGGACGACTTGAATACATTTTATACTTCGGTTGAAGATTCCCTCAAACTGGGAGAAAAAATACGGAATTTTGACGGTAACAGGATTGTGGTGTCGGTTTCAAGGATGCCAATTCCATGCCCCGGTGCACCTGTGAAATTCTCTTTCCTGCTGGACAGCTATTTCAAAAATGTTTTGAAGAGAGATGATGTAACTATCAGTCTTTTCTGGCCAATGGAACCGATAGGTCCTCCTGAATTTAACAAAATGGTTACAGGTAAGTTTGAAGAAAAAGGAATTGAAGTATTCCGCAACTTCAAACTTGGCAAGGTGGATGCTTCCAACAAGGTTATTGAGTCCACCGAAGGCGAGAAGGAAAAATACGATCTTCTGGTAACTGTACCTCCGCACAAAGTCCAACAGGTTATTCTTGATTCCGGTCTCAGCGATGAATCCGGGTGGATTCCCTTTGACAAATCAACTTTGCAGTATCGGGGAAGTGCCGGTAATCACGACAACGTGTATGTCCTTGGGGATACTGGTCCCATGGATGTCCTGAAAACAGGAATAGGAGCTCATTACCAGGCGATGGTTGTGGCACACAATCTTGCCAACGATATTAACGGGAATGGTATCAAGGTTTCCTATAACGGGGAGACGGGTTGCCCCATTATTACGGATATGGCTGCTCCGTCAAAGGATGGGAAAGCATACATTGCCACATGGAGCTACAATCTGCCGCCGGATGAGTTTGATACGACAAAACTTGGGTGGTATATGTATCGTATGTATTACTATATCCATTGGGATGCGAGCATAAAAGCAATTCTGTGA